The genomic window TTAAATGCTCAATTTATCCTTAGCGGAGGAGAATATCATTATACCTACACAGCTCCAGCAACTTCGGGTTGTACAAATAACAAAGCTGTAGTCACGATTACAATAGGTGCATATGTTGGAGTGGGATCTCAAGCAACAGTTTGTAACGAAAGTGATTTTTTTAACCTTTTTACGGCTTTTGATAGTAAAGTAATGGGGCCACATATAAATGGGAAATTTACAACTACTGCAGGAGAACCTGTACAGTCTACAATACCAATTGGACAATATACAACCAAAACTACGCTTAACTTCATTTACACTGTGCCGCCAGTGGTTGCGTGTTCTCCAAATCCAAAGTCGACCAATGTACAAGTAACCATTTATATAGCTCCGAAAATTGGTGAGCCACAAAATTTGGAGTTATGCGGCGATACAGATTTGGCAGCATACACCGATTTAAATTTATTTGACCAACTAAGTGAAGGGGACAAAGGAGGTACTTGGACAGGTATAGGGTTGACTTCTCCTACAGATCATAATATTAATCTTCAAGAATTGTTTGATGCAAATGGGCCTGGTGTTTATTCTTATACCTATAGTGTTTTAGCAGTTCCAAGTAATAATATATGTCCAAATAAAAATGCAACAGTACATATAACTCTTGAAAAAAGACTTGATTTTACAGGATCAAAAATTGAAGCTAGTAAAGATATTTGCGAATCTGAAATTTCAACAGCGACTTATTCAGCAAAAATTACTCAAGGAGCAAATATTATTCCTGATGGTACATATAATGTCAGTTTTAGTGTTGTTGGACCGGGAGTATCAGCGTCTCAAAATGTGAGGGGAAATTTTGTGAATGGAGTATTTAATTTTCCAATACAATCGTCTTATTTTAAGCAAGTAGGTGAGTATACCATAACAGTTACGGGGATAGTTTCTACAACAAGTAAAGGAACGTGTGTCAATATTTTTAATCCATTTTCAACTATTTTAACGATTTATCCGTTACCGCGTTTAACTAATGCGACATTATCTACACTTCCTATTTGTCAAAATGATGATGCAATAATTCAAGTTACTGCACCCAATTTACTCGATGGTAATTATCGAATTTCTTATAATGTAAACGGAGACAATCTCGCTCTAGGCGAAACAGCAAACATGCAGTCTGTTGGCGGAAAGGCATCTTTTGTAGTTCCAGGAAACCTGAGCGCAAGAAGCGGATTATCAGTAATTACCATTTATAGCATAACGAATATTACCAATCCTTCACCACAATGTACCAATACAGCAAATGTTGCAGGAAATCTATATATAAATCCGTTGCCTAATGCATTAACTGTAAAAGCTGCTGTTAAAGACTATTGTTTGAATGCGCCTGTTACCGTTACAGTTTCAGGATTAGAAACTTTAACTAA from Flavobacterium sp. KACC 22763 includes these protein-coding regions:
- a CDS encoding gliding motility-associated C-terminal domain-containing protein, producing the protein MAKNYISYHHFVLFFIFFTLFSSKLTAQCAGIDNTNELICDVSNPIYQSVNLFSLLGGSPVPGGTWTDDNNLQGLDPSTGMLNAQFILSGGEYHYTYTAPATSGCTNNKAVVTITIGAYVGVGSQATVCNESDFFNLFTAFDSKVMGPHINGKFTTTAGEPVQSTIPIGQYTTKTTLNFIYTVPPVVACSPNPKSTNVQVTIYIAPKIGEPQNLELCGDTDLAAYTDLNLFDQLSEGDKGGTWTGIGLTSPTDHNINLQELFDANGPGVYSYTYSVLAVPSNNICPNKNATVHITLEKRLDFTGSKIEASKDICESEISTATYSAKITQGANIIPDGTYNVSFSVVGPGVSASQNVRGNFVNGVFNFPIQSSYFKQVGEYTITVTGIVSTTSKGTCVNIFNPFSTILTIYPLPRLTNATLSTLPICQNDDAIIQVTAPNLLDGNYRISYNVNGDNLALGETANMQSVGGKASFVVPGNLSARSGLSVITIYSITNITNPSPQCTNTANVAGNLYINPLPNALTVKAAVKDYCLNAPVTVTVSGLETLTNVSISYALSKSNISAVQTISKAVTNGKLDFIIPAELLLNAGTTKITLLNLTNTVTNCDVDLINVTDDFVINPIPPAPVVADQQFCKVDEAVIANLEPKGAQYKWYNSETATTPLASDYVLKTEDYFVRETSAVGCTSGSAKVSVIIYDTPAPEMTETPDFCGLANPKISDLSNKTNVPTTVAWYDAVDGNLLPSTILLVHNATYYGYDLNEVTRCLSESYREVKVSLQDCEVAQYEFFIPDGFSPNGDGVNDSFVIKDIEFLYPNYTLEIYNRYGNGMYKGDNSKPAWDGKNYEKSGIAGGVAPNGVYFYVLHFNKDNKPPKQGRLYLNR